The Longimicrobiales bacterium genome has a segment encoding these proteins:
- a CDS encoding DUF5723 family protein, whose amino-acid sequence MVIRNAALMLAVTAATAAPAAAQLPSGSTEALGMGNNFTAAARGFGALSWNPALLASSRNTQASMTLLTTMGGAGIGPIELSDIADYSDRLVPEPVKQDWLARVPAGGAERGTVNADLTWGAAQIGRFGLQVTSSVRTTADLSRDVLQLILFGNVDAEGDPANLDFAGSSLDLAAYTTFAGGYAHPFEILPGTRLLIGASAKYTLGHIVVTGDESRGTADASGFDIAFPIVNSVIDPDSFTLNNGGGFGFDVGAALETGPWTFAAAVENVVSTFEWDLEDLRYRPLSLEAGEAELIADTEEQPFDAAPESLREHVEQLGFKRSFSLGAAFRPGSNLLVSADLRHGGSDGIVTDATSHLGAGVEYRPISWLPLRAGAAAIQLGDDNTGFQIGGGLGLNLGGWNLSASALQRDTELFGGETMFMATIFATGLP is encoded by the coding sequence ATGGTGATCCGGAACGCCGCGCTCATGCTCGCCGTGACGGCCGCTACGGCAGCACCCGCGGCCGCGCAGCTTCCGAGCGGCTCCACCGAAGCGCTCGGGATGGGCAACAACTTCACCGCGGCCGCGCGCGGGTTCGGCGCGCTTTCGTGGAACCCGGCGCTGCTGGCATCGTCGCGGAACACGCAGGCGTCGATGACGCTGCTCACGACCATGGGCGGTGCCGGCATCGGCCCGATCGAGCTGAGCGACATTGCGGACTACTCGGACCGCCTGGTCCCTGAGCCCGTGAAGCAGGACTGGCTGGCGCGGGTTCCCGCAGGCGGCGCCGAGCGAGGCACCGTGAACGCCGACCTGACATGGGGCGCCGCACAGATCGGGCGCTTCGGCCTGCAGGTCACGTCCAGTGTGCGCACGACCGCGGATCTTTCGCGTGACGTGCTCCAGCTCATCCTGTTCGGCAACGTCGATGCAGAGGGCGATCCCGCCAACCTCGATTTCGCCGGCTCGTCTCTCGACCTGGCTGCCTACACCACGTTTGCGGGAGGGTACGCACATCCCTTCGAGATCCTGCCGGGGACGCGACTGCTGATCGGCGCGAGCGCGAAGTACACGCTCGGCCACATCGTCGTGACCGGGGACGAGTCGAGGGGGACCGCGGATGCATCCGGATTCGACATCGCCTTCCCTATCGTGAATTCGGTGATCGACCCCGACAGCTTCACGCTCAACAACGGCGGCGGTTTCGGCTTCGACGTCGGTGCCGCGCTCGAGACGGGGCCGTGGACGTTCGCGGCAGCAGTCGAGAACGTGGTGAGCACGTTCGAGTGGGACCTCGAAGACCTGCGCTACCGCCCGCTCTCGCTGGAAGCCGGCGAGGCGGAGCTGATCGCGGACACGGAGGAGCAGCCGTTCGATGCGGCCCCGGAGTCGCTCCGCGAGCATGTCGAGCAGCTCGGCTTCAAGCGGTCCTTCTCACTCGGCGCGGCGTTCCGGCCGGGCTCCAACCTGCTGGTATCGGCCGACCTCCGACACGGCGGCAGTGACGGCATCGTGACGGATGCGACGTCGCACCTCGGTGCGGGCGTCGAGTACCGCCCGATCTCCTGGCTGCCGCTGCGCGCTGGCGCAGCCGCGATCCAGCTGGGTGACGACAACACCGGCTTCCAGATCGGCGGCGGCCTCGGACTGAACCTCGGCGGCTGGAACCTGTCCGCCAGCGCACTCCAGCGGGATACGGAGCTGTTCGGCGGCGAGACGATGTTCATGGCCACGATCTTTGCGACGGGGCTGCCCTAG
- a CDS encoding TolC family protein: MEYTLPSRRACGVLAAVLGLVLAGDAAAQQPRTPAPAEAVQQRPAVRLTLQEAIEIARGSNPTYLITANDENDAVWQQREAYAAFLPSVSVSGAGQYVAEGTPNLGFLTGADLGVGKVPSSYYSSYGIEGAIELSGATLFEAARASANRKATSAQVDAAGFTLATEVTQQYLAALRAQDEVRLARESLESAQQSYDLAVGQFESGAAPRLDVTNAEVTRGRAEVALLQAEQSAQTEKLRLVQTLGISPEAPLELVSTFEIFEPTWTLEELTERALASHPQLVSARASEKAGVASARAAKMQYLPSLRLAGRLSGYSRQTGDDQALLADARSTVERLHSNCVYGNRIGALLGDAPQDCSAYAFTPDDEQRLLSANDVFPFDFTSNPATVTLSVNFPIFNGFTRERQVQEARSAADDARHRRRAEELARRTSVSEAYVALVTSYRTVAIEERNVAAAAEQLELARERYRLGAGDIVELAQAQATKAEADNAHLSAIYMFHENFAALQAAVGEPLR, from the coding sequence ATGGAATACACGCTTCCCTCGCGGCGTGCGTGCGGCGTGCTGGCTGCCGTGCTCGGGCTTGTGCTCGCGGGCGATGCGGCGGCACAGCAGCCGCGGACACCGGCACCCGCCGAGGCAGTGCAGCAGCGGCCAGCGGTCCGGCTCACGCTGCAGGAGGCGATCGAGATCGCGCGCGGCAGCAACCCGACGTACCTGATCACAGCGAACGACGAGAACGATGCGGTCTGGCAGCAGCGCGAGGCGTACGCTGCGTTCCTGCCGTCGGTCAGCGTCAGCGGCGCGGGCCAGTACGTGGCGGAGGGCACGCCGAACCTGGGCTTCCTGACGGGTGCCGACCTGGGCGTCGGCAAGGTGCCGTCGTCGTATTACTCGAGCTACGGCATCGAGGGAGCGATCGAGCTGAGTGGTGCGACGCTGTTCGAGGCAGCGCGTGCCAGTGCGAACCGGAAGGCGACGTCGGCACAGGTCGATGCCGCCGGCTTCACGCTCGCGACCGAAGTGACACAGCAGTACCTGGCCGCGCTGCGTGCGCAGGACGAGGTGCGGCTGGCGCGCGAAAGCCTCGAGTCGGCGCAGCAGAGCTACGACCTTGCAGTCGGGCAGTTCGAGTCCGGTGCTGCGCCACGGCTGGATGTCACCAATGCCGAGGTCACGCGTGGTCGCGCGGAGGTCGCGCTGCTGCAGGCGGAGCAATCGGCGCAGACGGAGAAGCTGCGGCTGGTGCAGACGCTCGGCATCTCGCCGGAAGCGCCGCTGGAGCTGGTCAGCACCTTCGAGATCTTCGAGCCGACATGGACGCTGGAGGAGCTGACGGAGCGGGCGCTTGCGTCGCACCCGCAGCTGGTCTCCGCTCGTGCATCGGAGAAGGCGGGTGTCGCCAGCGCACGCGCAGCGAAGATGCAGTACCTTCCGTCCCTGCGCCTCGCGGGTCGCCTCAGTGGCTACTCCCGCCAGACGGGTGACGACCAGGCGCTGCTGGCCGATGCGCGCTCGACGGTCGAGCGGCTCCACTCGAACTGCGTGTACGGCAACCGCATCGGTGCGCTGCTGGGCGATGCGCCGCAGGACTGTTCCGCCTACGCGTTCACGCCCGACGACGAGCAGCGCCTGCTCTCGGCGAACGACGTGTTTCCGTTCGATTTCACGAGCAACCCCGCTACCGTGACGCTGTCGGTGAACTTCCCGATCTTCAACGGCTTCACGCGGGAGCGGCAGGTACAGGAAGCGCGCAGTGCCGCGGACGATGCCCGGCACCGCAGGCGGGCGGAGGAGCTCGCGCGGCGGACATCGGTCTCGGAGGCGTACGTCGCGCTGGTGACGTCCTATCGCACGGTCGCGATCGAGGAGCGCAACGTCGCCGCGGCGGCGGAGCAGCTCGAGCTGGCGCGTGAGCGCTACCGGCTCGGTGCCGGTGACATCGTCGAGCTGGCCCAGGCGCAGGCGACCAAGGCGGAAGCGGACAACGCGCACCTGAGCGCGATCTACATGTTCCACGAAAACTTCGCGGCCCTCCAGGCCGCGGTCGGCGAGCCGCTGCGCTGA
- a CDS encoding HlyD family efflux transporter periplasmic adaptor subunit: MDKPRANPKRKRKPLYIGGGVVVAALITLGLSQLKPAPPGVERAAIWVDTVQRGPMVREVRGPGTLVPEDIWLIPAITAGRVDEIFARPGTQVQAGTPLLRLSNPDVQLQLLEAERQLRAAESDLVNQRSTLETQILNQEATIAQVQSLYNTAVRDARSADDMAEKGLIARNEADARKDALHENEVRLDVEKKRLALMLEQLEEQVAAQQAQVERLRSIVRFRQQELESMNVVSPSQGVLQQLDLEIGQWVNPGIELARVVQPGRLKAELRIPEVQAKDVVLGQLARIDTRNGIVEGRVVRIDPASQNGSVGVDVALDGELPPGARPDLSVDGTIEIERLPDVLFVGRPAFGNPESSVGMFKVTPDFRYADRVTVQLGRNSVNTIEVRGGLQEGDVVILSDMSQWDSHPRVRIQ; the protein is encoded by the coding sequence ATGGACAAGCCTCGCGCAAACCCGAAGCGCAAGCGGAAGCCCCTCTACATCGGGGGCGGCGTCGTCGTCGCGGCGCTGATCACGCTCGGTCTTTCGCAGCTCAAGCCGGCGCCGCCGGGAGTCGAGCGGGCGGCGATCTGGGTCGACACCGTGCAGCGCGGGCCCATGGTCCGCGAGGTGCGCGGCCCGGGCACACTGGTGCCTGAGGATATCTGGCTGATCCCTGCGATCACGGCCGGTCGCGTGGACGAGATCTTCGCACGCCCCGGCACGCAGGTGCAGGCCGGCACGCCGCTGCTGCGACTGAGCAACCCGGACGTTCAGCTCCAGCTGCTCGAGGCCGAGCGACAGTTGCGCGCGGCGGAAAGCGACCTGGTCAACCAGCGCTCCACGCTGGAGACCCAGATCCTGAACCAGGAAGCAACCATCGCCCAGGTTCAGTCGCTCTATAATACGGCGGTTCGCGACGCACGCTCGGCGGACGACATGGCCGAGAAGGGGCTCATCGCCCGCAACGAGGCCGATGCGCGCAAGGACGCGCTCCATGAGAACGAGGTCCGGCTCGACGTGGAGAAGAAGCGGCTCGCGCTGATGCTGGAGCAGCTCGAAGAGCAGGTGGCCGCACAGCAGGCCCAGGTCGAGCGGCTGCGGAGCATCGTGCGGTTCCGCCAGCAGGAGCTCGAGTCCATGAACGTCGTCTCGCCGAGCCAGGGCGTGCTCCAGCAGCTCGATCTCGAGATCGGCCAGTGGGTGAATCCGGGCATCGAGCTGGCCCGCGTGGTCCAGCCCGGCCGGCTCAAGGCGGAGCTGCGCATCCCCGAGGTCCAGGCCAAGGACGTGGTGCTTGGCCAGCTCGCGCGGATCGACACGCGAAACGGAATCGTCGAGGGGCGCGTAGTGCGCATCGATCCGGCGTCGCAGAACGGGTCGGTCGGTGTGGACGTGGCGCTCGATGGCGAGCTGCCCCCGGGTGCACGACCGGACCTCTCGGTGGATGGCACGATCGAGATCGAGCGGCTGCCCGACGTGCTGTTCGTTGGACGGCCTGCGTTCGGCAACCCGGAGTCATCCGTCGGCATGTTCAAGGTCACACCCGACTTCCGCTACGCGGACCGCGTGACCGTGCAGCTCGGCCGCAACTCCGTGAACACGATCGAGGTGCGCGGCGGACTGCAGGAAGGCGACGTCGTGATCCTGTCGGACATGTCGCAGTGGGATAGCCATCCGCGCGTGCGGATCCAGTAG
- a CDS encoding ABC transporter ATP-binding protein, producing the protein MDQMTQPLIHLQGVSKVFYTDEVETHALAAVHLQLQRGEYVSIAGPSGCGKTTLLSLLGLLDTPTDGTYMLDDKDVSSLSASERARVRNREIGFIFQAFNLIGDLTVYENVELPLTYRGMSSGERKERVQEALERVGMSHRTKHYPSQLSGGQQQRVAVARAIVGKPLILLADEPTGNLDSKNGEAVMGLLKELHNDGATICMVTHDPRYARNADRTIHLFDGQIVRDEATTAAHELEESGFEVHHG; encoded by the coding sequence ATGGATCAGATGACGCAGCCCCTTATCCACCTGCAGGGCGTCAGCAAGGTGTTCTATACCGACGAGGTGGAGACGCACGCGCTTGCGGCGGTGCACCTGCAGCTCCAGCGGGGCGAGTACGTCTCGATCGCGGGTCCGTCGGGATGCGGCAAGACCACGCTGCTCTCGCTGCTCGGCCTGCTCGACACACCGACGGACGGCACGTACATGCTGGACGACAAGGACGTCAGCAGTCTCTCCGCGAGCGAGCGCGCCCGCGTCCGCAACCGCGAGATCGGCTTCATCTTCCAGGCGTTCAACCTGATCGGCGATCTGACCGTCTATGAGAATGTCGAGCTGCCGCTCACGTACCGCGGCATGAGCAGCGGCGAGCGCAAGGAGCGCGTGCAGGAAGCGCTCGAGCGCGTCGGCATGTCGCACCGCACGAAGCACTACCCCTCGCAGCTGTCCGGCGGTCAGCAGCAGCGCGTGGCGGTCGCCCGTGCCATCGTCGGCAAGCCGCTCATCCTCCTCGCCGACGAGCCGACGGGTAACCTCGACTCCAAGAACGGTGAAGCGGTCATGGGGCTGCTCAAGGAGCTGCACAACGACGGCGCCACCATCTGCATGGTGACGCACGACCCGCGCTACGCACGCAACGCGGACCGCACGATCCACCTCTTCGATGGCCAGATCGTCCGCGACGAGGCGACCACGGCGGCGCACGAGCTGGAAGAGAGCGGGTTCGAGGTGCATCACGGCTGA
- a CDS encoding HAMP domain-containing sensor histidine kinase, with amino-acid sequence MSPTNTRVQLRQLATTLTIAPGAEGVLRRLLERCLEHTGAKAAFIERTGDSEHPAEVIVARGDGAPAVGASPPYPLARTLEQGRIALRAPGGPVRGALVLLGGSAARVAEGDPDVTLQGLLDLAVDALDVRALAGELEERRSALEHAIDERFRLISGITYELRETLGAASEYVQLLDTEQELTPRQRDYIESSRRTIAAGLRLIGDLLELARVEAGRLPVQHEPTSVGALLRDLSRDYQLASATYGVSLAIDVPRDLPLVLTDPDLVGQILDTLLSNAVRYTPPNGEIRVRADVQRGRRAGDPRRWLRATITDTGPGVDGTYDVFEAVERVSNGRGAPGFRLAISRNVARLLGGDLTLEREPGTGASFCLWLPLPD; translated from the coding sequence ATGAGTCCGACGAACACACGCGTACAATTGCGGCAGCTTGCGACGACGCTGACGATCGCGCCCGGTGCGGAAGGTGTGCTCCGTCGTCTGCTCGAGCGTTGCCTGGAGCACACGGGTGCGAAGGCGGCGTTCATCGAGCGGACGGGCGACAGCGAGCACCCTGCGGAGGTCATCGTCGCAAGAGGCGATGGTGCTCCCGCGGTCGGTGCGTCGCCGCCGTACCCGCTTGCGCGCACCCTCGAGCAGGGGCGCATTGCACTCCGCGCGCCCGGCGGTCCGGTGAGGGGGGCCCTGGTGCTCCTGGGCGGGAGCGCGGCGCGCGTTGCCGAAGGCGACCCGGACGTGACACTGCAGGGGCTGCTCGACCTTGCGGTGGATGCGCTCGACGTTCGAGCTCTCGCCGGCGAGCTGGAGGAGCGGCGGAGCGCGCTGGAGCACGCGATCGACGAGCGGTTCCGCCTGATCAGCGGCATCACGTACGAGCTGCGCGAGACGCTTGGCGCGGCCAGCGAGTACGTGCAGCTGCTCGACACGGAGCAGGAGCTGACGCCGCGGCAGCGCGACTACATCGAGTCGAGCCGGCGCACGATCGCGGCGGGCCTGCGTCTCATCGGCGACCTGCTGGAGCTGGCGCGCGTGGAAGCGGGTCGGCTGCCCGTGCAGCACGAGCCGACCAGCGTCGGCGCCCTGCTGCGCGACCTGTCACGCGATTACCAGCTCGCGTCGGCCACCTATGGTGTGAGCCTGGCGATCGACGTGCCGCGCGACCTGCCGCTCGTGCTTACGGACCCGGACCTCGTCGGGCAGATCCTGGACACGCTGCTCTCGAATGCCGTGCGCTATACGCCGCCGAACGGGGAGATCCGTGTCCGTGCCGACGTTCAGCGTGGCCGGCGCGCCGGCGATCCGCGACGCTGGCTCCGGGCAACGATCACGGACACGGGACCCGGCGTCGACGGCACGTACGACGTCTTCGAGGCAGTGGAACGCGTGAGCAACGGCCGCGGCGCCCCCGGTTTCCGCCTGGCCATCAGCCGCAACGTCGCCCGCCTGCTCGGCGGCGACCTCACGCTGGAGCGGGAGCCGGGCACCGGCGCGAGCTTCTGCCTCTGGCTGCCGCTGCCGGACTGA
- a CDS encoding L,D-transpeptidase family protein yields the protein MMTRNRTDHLLRRIGLVAFALGLFAWAESAAAQRAFVLNAVPTVRDAFAPPAPPPILDRGYMRDQLRHPRVVEAWVAKRFSVIDMFEAHGVTYPAAEVYLRVFKREREIELWARSPNQGEFTLIKSYEICALSELGPKRRQGDGQTPEGFYWVDFLNPQSEYYLSMHVNYPNVADRLVGRSGALGGDIFIHGGCLTEGCIAVTDESIKELYWIAVEARSVGQERIPVHIFPTRLDEQNMARLARVFREQPDLVDFWRQLSGGYEYFERTRTLPEIRVSSRGRYLMPGEVDEHDKSVPVLGERVASTATTLGPEAQRAQAAQVAPRASARLVLGEPVSMVPAMPASDSASLGGAQR from the coding sequence ATGATGACACGAAACCGAACGGACCACCTGCTCCGGCGCATCGGGCTTGTTGCGTTTGCCCTCGGGCTGTTTGCCTGGGCGGAGAGCGCAGCCGCGCAGCGTGCGTTCGTACTGAATGCGGTGCCGACCGTGCGGGATGCGTTTGCGCCGCCGGCACCGCCGCCGATCCTGGACCGCGGCTACATGCGTGACCAGCTCCGTCACCCGAGGGTGGTGGAGGCGTGGGTCGCGAAGCGCTTCAGCGTGATCGACATGTTCGAGGCGCACGGAGTCACGTATCCGGCGGCCGAGGTCTACCTGCGTGTGTTCAAGCGGGAGCGGGAGATCGAGCTGTGGGCGCGTTCGCCGAACCAGGGCGAGTTCACGCTGATCAAGTCGTACGAGATCTGCGCGCTTTCGGAGCTGGGGCCGAAGCGGCGGCAGGGGGACGGCCAGACGCCGGAAGGCTTCTACTGGGTCGACTTCCTGAATCCGCAGAGCGAGTACTACCTGTCCATGCACGTGAACTACCCGAACGTGGCGGACCGGCTGGTGGGTCGGAGCGGTGCGCTGGGTGGCGATATCTTCATCCATGGCGGGTGCCTCACCGAGGGGTGCATCGCGGTGACGGACGAGTCGATCAAGGAGCTGTACTGGATCGCGGTGGAGGCGCGCTCGGTGGGCCAGGAGCGGATCCCGGTCCACATTTTCCCGACGCGGCTGGACGAGCAGAACATGGCGCGGCTCGCGCGCGTGTTCCGGGAGCAGCCGGACCTGGTCGACTTCTGGCGGCAGCTGAGCGGCGGCTACGAGTATTTCGAGCGCACGCGCACGCTTCCGGAGATTCGCGTCAGCTCGCGCGGCCGCTACCTGATGCCAGGCGAGGTGGACGAGCACGACAAGTCGGTGCCGGTGCTGGGCGAGCGTGTTGCGAGCACGGCGACGACGTTGGGCCCGGAGGCACAGCGTGCGCAGGCTGCGCAGGTCGCGCCGCGTGCGAGCGCGAGGCTGGTGCTGGGTGAGCCGGTGAGCATGGTGCCGGCGATGCCGGCGAGTGATTCGGCATCTCTCGGGGGCGCGCAGCGTTGA
- a CDS encoding EAL domain-containing protein: MTAEDYRRMFAHARDAHLITGADGLIVQVNEAAMLLLGYTDEELYDVRLPDLLLDDGDRARIASALRPGSDLPEQELRLKRRDGAAVVCLAAAYPRSDGQGGFLISLHDVTEHRRTQQQLIHSAFHDVLTGLPNRLLFMDRLERVLRHVRRRTGYRFAVLFLDLDRFKLVNDTFGHAAGDELLQAVSRRLEECLRQDDSIARLGGDEFAIIVDAINDASDATRVAERILEALRTPFAVQGREVHVTVSIGIALSTSGYDTPDDVLRDADAAMYRAKTSGRAHYEIFDLEMHRRALSQLQLESDLRDAIERREFAVHYQPVIALDAGSVTGLEALVRWRHPRRGTLLPAEFINVAEQSGAIVEIGWYVLREACRQMQAWRERFPRSTLQTTMSVNLSARQFVQPDLLVRIDEILAETGLDPSCLRLELTESAVNYAPDLARGVLRALDERGIRICLDDFGTGYSSLQQLKQLPLSNVKVDRSFVRGLRSNTESAGMVQTIVALGRSLAVDTIAEGVETPEELDELRALGMKFAQGYLFSTPLTAEHAERLLTAGEDAD; this comes from the coding sequence GTGACGGCGGAAGACTACCGTCGCATGTTCGCGCACGCGCGTGATGCACATCTGATCACGGGCGCGGACGGGCTGATCGTGCAGGTGAACGAGGCAGCGATGCTGCTGCTGGGCTATACGGACGAGGAGCTGTACGACGTGCGGCTCCCGGACCTGCTGCTGGATGACGGGGATCGCGCGCGGATTGCGAGCGCACTGCGCCCTGGTTCGGACCTGCCTGAGCAGGAGCTGCGGCTGAAGCGGAGGGACGGCGCGGCCGTGGTGTGCCTGGCTGCGGCGTACCCGCGCAGTGACGGGCAGGGCGGGTTCCTGATCTCGCTGCATGACGTGACGGAGCACCGCCGCACGCAGCAGCAGCTGATCCACAGTGCGTTCCACGACGTTCTCACCGGTCTTCCGAACCGGCTCCTGTTCATGGACCGGCTGGAGCGGGTGCTGCGGCACGTACGCCGACGCACCGGCTACCGGTTCGCGGTGCTGTTCCTGGACCTGGACCGCTTCAAGCTCGTGAACGACACGTTCGGGCATGCGGCGGGAGACGAGCTGCTGCAGGCGGTGTCGCGCCGGCTGGAGGAGTGTCTCCGGCAGGACGACTCGATTGCGCGGCTGGGTGGCGACGAGTTCGCGATCATCGTGGACGCGATCAACGACGCGAGCGATGCGACGCGCGTGGCCGAGCGGATCCTGGAGGCGCTCCGGACGCCGTTCGCGGTGCAGGGTCGCGAGGTGCATGTGACGGTCAGCATCGGCATCGCGCTGAGCACGAGCGGCTACGACACGCCGGACGACGTGCTGCGCGACGCGGACGCAGCGATGTACCGGGCCAAGACGTCGGGCCGCGCGCACTACGAGATCTTCGACCTCGAGATGCACCGTCGTGCGCTCTCGCAGCTCCAGCTCGAATCCGACCTGCGCGACGCCATCGAGCGGCGCGAGTTTGCCGTCCACTATCAGCCCGTGATCGCCCTGGACGCCGGCAGTGTCACGGGGCTCGAGGCGCTGGTGCGCTGGCGGCATCCGCGACGCGGCACGCTGCTGCCGGCGGAATTCATCAACGTGGCGGAGCAGTCCGGCGCGATCGTGGAGATCGGCTGGTACGTGCTGCGCGAGGCGTGCCGGCAGATGCAGGCCTGGCGGGAGCGCTTTCCCCGCAGCACGCTGCAGACGACGATGAGCGTGAATCTGTCTGCCCGCCAGTTCGTGCAGCCGGACCTGCTCGTGCGCATCGACGAGATCCTCGCCGAGACCGGGCTGGATCCGTCCTGCCTGCGGCTCGAGCTGACGGAGAGCGCAGTCAATTACGCGCCCGACCTTGCCCGTGGCGTGCTGCGCGCGCTGGACGAGCGCGGCATCCGGATCTGCCTGGACGATTTCGGCACCGGCTACTCGTCGCTGCAGCAGCTGAAGCAGCTGCCGCTGTCCAACGTGAAGGTCGACCGCAGCTTCGTGCGCGGGCTGCGCTCCAACACGGAGAGCGCCGGCATGGTGCAGACGATCGTCGCGCTCGGCCGGTCGCTGGCGGTCGACACGATCGCCGAGGGCGTCGAGACGCCGGAGGAGCTGGACGAGCTACGCGCCCTCGGGATGAAGTTCGCGCAGGGCTATCTCTTCTCGACGCCGCTCACCGCCGAGCACGCGGAGCGGCTGCTCACCGCAGGCGAGGACGCGGACTAG
- a CDS encoding peptidylprolyl isomerase, producing the protein MAQVQSGDTVRVHYTGTLDDGTVFDSSKGRDPIEFTVGGGQVIAGFDAAVSGMAEGESKKVTIPAAQAYGERRDELMLQVDRSQFPADVEPQVGQQFQMSQGEQNFVVNVAAVDGEQVTLDANHPLAGQDLTFELELVDVVS; encoded by the coding sequence ATGGCGCAGGTGCAGAGCGGAGATACCGTGCGCGTCCATTATACAGGAACACTCGACGACGGCACCGTCTTCGACAGCTCAAAGGGGCGCGACCCCATCGAGTTCACCGTCGGTGGCGGCCAGGTGATCGCCGGTTTCGATGCGGCGGTCAGCGGCATGGCGGAAGGGGAGTCGAAGAAGGTCACGATCCCGGCTGCGCAGGCGTACGGAGAGCGTCGCGACGAGCTGATGCTGCAGGTCGATCGCTCGCAGTTCCCGGCCGATGTCGAGCCGCAGGTCGGCCAGCAGTTCCAGATGAGCCAGGGCGAGCAGAACTTCGTCGTGAACGTGGCGGCCGTCGACGGCGAGCAGGTCACGCTCGATGCGAATCATCCGCTCGCCGGCCAGGACCTCACCTTCGAGCTGGAGCTGGTTGACGTCGTGTCCTGA